A window of the Natronomonas salina genome harbors these coding sequences:
- a CDS encoding DUF5794 domain-containing protein, with protein sequence MSASRHPIALRLERQVGEGTRLLATVMALPLVDGIFPALVLAGAVSTVLGMIEVGLLIFGGSATLAVVLAEMEGSRSDQVKNVLLVGAIIVPVAALQAAIAPTIESVLEMYIFERFAALVILAIAAKTASATIGEYLPRPSLIISLGLVASFRPSDFAFEFVADPAYVLYGTGAAAVGVGFALSVAVLAPWLRGNVDIDRFRFGSAVALGILPFTILGIIPTEAPLALAVLAVTALLAFNPDGAATPFGEEEPTPDAAAATDGGAPDEPFEDTEDAVEPVESEDDSGSPGVSDGDRAPWL encoded by the coding sequence ATGAGCGCCTCACGACACCCGATCGCCCTACGCCTCGAGCGGCAGGTAGGCGAGGGGACGCGACTGCTCGCGACCGTCATGGCGCTGCCGCTCGTCGACGGAATCTTCCCCGCGCTCGTCCTCGCGGGCGCCGTCTCGACCGTCCTCGGCATGATTGAGGTCGGCCTGCTCATCTTCGGCGGCAGCGCTACCCTCGCGGTCGTCCTCGCCGAGATGGAGGGCAGCCGCAGCGACCAGGTCAAGAACGTCCTGCTCGTCGGCGCGATCATCGTCCCCGTCGCGGCGCTGCAGGCCGCCATCGCGCCGACCATCGAGTCGGTCCTGGAGATGTACATCTTCGAGCGGTTCGCGGCGCTCGTGATCCTCGCCATCGCGGCGAAGACCGCAAGCGCCACCATCGGCGAGTACCTCCCCCGGCCCAGCCTCATCATCAGCCTCGGGCTGGTCGCCAGCTTCCGGCCGAGCGACTTCGCGTTCGAGTTCGTCGCCGACCCGGCGTACGTCCTCTACGGCACGGGCGCCGCGGCGGTCGGCGTCGGCTTCGCCCTCTCCGTGGCCGTGCTGGCGCCGTGGCTCCGCGGGAACGTCGACATCGACCGCTTCCGCTTCGGGAGCGCCGTCGCGCTCGGCATCCTGCCGTTCACCATCCTCGGGATCATCCCGACGGAGGCGCCGCTGGCCCTCGCCGTCCTCGCGGTGACCGCCCTGCTGGCGTTCAACCCCGACGGCGCCGCGACGCCGTTCGGCGAGGAGGAGCCGACCCCCGACGCCGCGGCCGCCACCGACGGCGGCGCCCCCGACGAGCCCTTCGAGGACACCGAGGACGCCGTCGAACCGGTCGAGTCCGAGGACGACTCGGGCTCACCGGGCGTCTCCGACGGCGACCGGGCGCCGTGGCTGTGA
- a CDS encoding DUF5795 family protein: protein MADNRVVEGRMVTPKKLAELVEGESVMDAEDIEDADRECPECGGDVVSVGYMPSVTEFVTGYKCQECAWSETDR from the coding sequence ATGGCCGACAATCGCGTCGTGGAGGGGCGGATGGTCACGCCCAAGAAGCTCGCCGAGCTCGTCGAGGGTGAGTCGGTGATGGACGCCGAGGACATCGAGGACGCCGACCGCGAGTGCCCGGAGTGCGGCGGCGACGTCGTCTCGGTGGGCTACATGCCCAGCGTCACCGAGTTCGTGACCGGGTACAAATGCCAGGAGTGCGCCTGGAGCGAGACCGACCGCTAG
- a CDS encoding methyl-accepting chemotaxis protein, which translates to MHLRDAVAARYSRRLGVAIGLTLLGTLAFTGLFAVYVAQNPAEAAVPGFVAASIVFVLNLGLLGLVLAGNVTAELSRLADTAEAIGDGDLEASPSSDRSDEIGLLFESFDEMRVSLKDAIEESEAAEAEAEAARVEAEELNDALLEHAESVGTAMERAAAGDFTHDLDDDTGVDAIDRIATAYNRMVADLSGTVDELAGFAAEVEATSDTVAEQAAEVAEMNGAVATDIRELATDVGDQADQLRAAVDETNDLSAMIEEVASTTDEVATQATEAADIGEAGEQRAQDAIDAITDIGRSVEELGDLVEQLEAQMGDVSETTGLIDDIAEQTNILALNANIEAARASTGGGGGDAGDGFAVVADEVKNLAEETQDAVGEIDDIVADAQGDVAAVSEEMDSTMDQLDTSVDTVTESGETLKELTGTVEDIDVAMEDIAQATDEGAAGTEEVAATVDTARDTAVDIADESRDVAETADRTATTMDEVRTAAGGLADRTADLREKLDDFETQGGTGATATAPDPAPTVEGASDD; encoded by the coding sequence ATGCACCTCAGAGATGCAGTGGCAGCACGGTACAGTCGCCGACTCGGCGTCGCGATCGGACTCACGCTCCTCGGGACCCTCGCCTTCACGGGGCTCTTCGCGGTCTACGTCGCCCAGAACCCCGCCGAGGCCGCCGTCCCCGGGTTCGTGGCCGCGTCGATCGTCTTCGTCCTCAACCTCGGGTTGCTCGGACTCGTCCTCGCCGGGAACGTGACCGCGGAACTCAGCAGGCTCGCCGACACCGCCGAAGCGATCGGCGACGGCGACCTCGAGGCCTCGCCCTCCTCCGACCGCTCGGACGAGATCGGACTGCTCTTCGAGTCCTTCGACGAGATGCGCGTCTCGCTGAAGGACGCCATCGAGGAGTCCGAGGCCGCCGAGGCCGAGGCCGAGGCCGCGAGGGTGGAGGCGGAGGAGCTCAACGACGCGCTGCTGGAGCACGCCGAGTCCGTCGGCACCGCGATGGAGCGGGCCGCCGCCGGGGACTTCACCCACGACCTCGACGACGACACCGGCGTCGACGCCATCGACCGCATCGCGACCGCCTACAACCGGATGGTGGCGGACCTCTCGGGGACCGTCGACGAACTCGCCGGGTTCGCCGCCGAGGTCGAGGCCACGAGCGACACCGTCGCCGAGCAGGCCGCCGAGGTGGCCGAGATGAACGGCGCCGTGGCGACGGATATCCGGGAGCTGGCGACCGACGTCGGCGACCAGGCCGACCAGCTCCGCGCGGCCGTCGACGAGACCAACGACCTCTCGGCGATGATCGAGGAGGTCGCCTCGACGACCGACGAGGTCGCGACGCAGGCCACCGAGGCCGCCGATATCGGCGAGGCGGGCGAGCAGCGCGCCCAGGACGCCATCGACGCGATCACCGACATCGGCCGGTCCGTCGAGGAGCTCGGCGACCTCGTCGAGCAGCTCGAGGCCCAGATGGGCGACGTCTCCGAGACGACCGGGCTCATCGACGACATCGCCGAGCAGACGAACATCCTGGCGCTGAACGCCAACATCGAGGCCGCCCGCGCCAGCACCGGCGGCGGTGGCGGCGACGCCGGCGACGGATTTGCCGTGGTCGCCGACGAGGTCAAGAACCTCGCCGAGGAGACCCAGGACGCCGTCGGCGAGATCGACGATATCGTCGCCGACGCCCAGGGTGACGTCGCCGCCGTCTCCGAGGAGATGGACTCGACGATGGACCAGCTCGACACGAGCGTCGACACCGTCACCGAGTCCGGCGAGACCCTCAAGGAGCTGACGGGCACCGTCGAGGACATCGACGTCGCGATGGAGGACATCGCCCAGGCCACCGACGAGGGGGCCGCCGGCACCGAGGAGGTCGCGGCGACGGTCGACACCGCGCGTGACACCGCCGTCGACATCGCCGACGAATCCCGAGACGTCGCCGAGACGGCCGACCGGACCGCCACCACGATGGACGAGGTCCGCACCGCGGCCGGCGGGCTGGCGGACCGCACCGCCGACCTCCGCGAGAAGCTCGACGACTTCGAGACGCAGGGTGGCACCGGCGCCACGGCGACGGCACCGGACCCCGCGCCGACCGTCGAGGGGGCGAGCGATGATTGA
- a CDS encoding bacteriorhodopsin: protein MIDEHGIYAISALIYAIAAVTYFGLTRRQPRHLRPYCYLLVGVVGAAALLSAVFAVGIGTIAVGGGEVIVPQMIDGLIAYPLLFGFAAFTAGSSRRVVALVAGVSIAQRLAYEVGALTDGPLGLAMLLVVVGGFFGHVYLLFGPVWRTASRQSPRRRLLFWKFRNLLLFLIGMLILAALLSLTPLLDPFTGSVVVQYVDVLLRVGFAGFLIGNISALDSAAGDEPERSEWVTPADVATAD, encoded by the coding sequence ATGATTGACGAACACGGCATCTACGCCATCTCGGCCCTGATCTACGCCATCGCTGCGGTGACGTACTTCGGACTGACCCGTCGGCAGCCCCGGCACCTGCGGCCGTACTGCTACCTGCTCGTCGGCGTGGTCGGGGCCGCCGCGCTGCTGTCGGCCGTCTTCGCGGTAGGGATCGGTACCATCGCCGTCGGCGGCGGCGAGGTCATCGTCCCGCAGATGATCGACGGCCTGATCGCCTATCCGCTGCTGTTCGGCTTCGCGGCGTTCACCGCGGGGAGTTCCCGCCGCGTCGTTGCCCTGGTCGCCGGTGTCTCGATCGCCCAGCGCCTCGCCTACGAGGTCGGCGCGCTCACCGACGGACCGCTCGGCCTCGCGATGCTGCTCGTCGTGGTCGGCGGGTTCTTCGGCCACGTCTACCTGCTGTTCGGCCCCGTCTGGCGGACGGCCAGCCGGCAGTCGCCCCGCCGGCGGCTCCTCTTCTGGAAGTTCCGGAACCTGCTGCTGTTCCTCATCGGGATGCTCATCCTCGCGGCCCTGCTGTCCCTCACGCCGCTTTTGGACCCGTTCACCGGCAGCGTCGTGGTCCAGTACGTCGACGTGCTGCTCCGCGTCGGCTTCGCCGGCTTCCTCATCGGGAACATCTCGGCGCTCGATTCGGCGGCCGGAGACGAGCCTGAGCGCTCCGAGTGGGTGACTCCCGCGGACGTCGCTACCGCGGATTGA
- the guaB gene encoding IMP dehydrogenase, whose amino-acid sequence MATDEPFSEKLRVPEALTFDDVLLRPKESRVEPDDADTTTRVSTNVRLSVPVLSAAMDTVTEADLAIEMARQGGLGVLHRNMTPEEMADQIEAVKRADELIIRDVVTADPDQTVHEVDEMMERAGVSGAPVVDEDDVVLGIISGTDIRPYLEVGDRDEVREAMTDEVITASEDVTARDALELMYEHKIERVPVVDEDDRLTGLVTMQGILARREYDEAARSDDGSLVVGAAVGPFETDRAQIADEAGVDVLFIDCAHAHNLNVIDSAREIKQEVDADVVVGNVGTREAAEAVVDFADGIKVGIGPGSICTTRVVSGSGMPQITAVAEVADVATRHDVPVIADGGIRYSGDAIKAIAAGADAVMLGSYFAGTDEAPGRVITMNGKKYKQYRGMGSVGAMNDGGGDRYLKEEDEDEEFVPEGVEAATPYKGPLAQELHQLVGGMQSGMGYVGAETIPEFKERSEFVRVSSAGQTESHAHDVVITDEAPNYSPDS is encoded by the coding sequence ATGGCGACAGACGAACCCTTCTCCGAGAAACTCCGCGTGCCCGAGGCGCTGACGTTCGACGACGTGCTCCTCCGACCCAAGGAGAGCCGCGTCGAACCGGACGACGCCGACACCACGACCCGCGTCTCCACGAACGTCCGGCTCAGCGTCCCCGTCCTCTCGGCGGCGATGGACACCGTCACCGAGGCCGACCTGGCTATCGAAATGGCCCGGCAGGGCGGCCTGGGCGTCCTCCACCGCAACATGACGCCCGAGGAGATGGCAGACCAGATCGAGGCGGTCAAGCGTGCCGACGAACTCATCATCCGCGACGTCGTCACCGCCGACCCCGACCAGACCGTCCACGAGGTCGACGAGATGATGGAGCGCGCCGGCGTCTCCGGCGCCCCCGTCGTCGACGAAGACGACGTCGTCCTCGGCATCATCTCCGGGACCGACATCCGGCCGTACCTCGAGGTCGGCGACCGCGACGAGGTCCGGGAGGCGATGACCGACGAGGTCATCACCGCCAGCGAGGACGTCACCGCCCGTGACGCACTCGAGTTGATGTACGAGCACAAGATCGAGCGCGTCCCCGTCGTCGACGAGGACGACCGCCTGACCGGCCTCGTGACGATGCAGGGCATCCTCGCGCGCCGCGAGTACGACGAGGCCGCGCGGTCCGACGACGGCTCGCTCGTCGTCGGCGCCGCCGTCGGCCCCTTCGAGACCGACCGAGCCCAGATCGCCGACGAGGCCGGCGTGGACGTCCTCTTCATCGACTGCGCGCACGCGCACAACCTCAACGTCATCGACTCCGCGCGGGAGATCAAACAGGAGGTCGACGCCGACGTCGTCGTCGGCAACGTCGGCACCCGCGAGGCCGCCGAGGCCGTCGTCGACTTCGCCGACGGCATCAAGGTCGGCATCGGCCCGGGGTCCATCTGCACGACGCGGGTCGTCTCCGGCTCCGGGATGCCGCAGATCACGGCCGTCGCGGAGGTCGCCGACGTCGCGACCCGCCACGACGTCCCGGTCATCGCCGACGGCGGCATCCGCTACTCCGGCGACGCCATCAAGGCTATCGCAGCGGGCGCCGACGCCGTCATGCTCGGCTCGTACTTCGCCGGCACCGACGAGGCGCCGGGCCGCGTCATCACGATGAACGGCAAGAAGTACAAGCAGTACCGCGGCATGGGCTCGGTCGGAGCGATGAACGACGGCGGCGGCGACCGTTACCTCAAGGAGGAAGACGAGGACGAGGAGTTCGTCCCGGAGGGCGTCGAGGCCGCCACGCCGTACAAGGGGCCGCTCGCCCAGGAGCTCCACCAGCTCGTCGGCGGCATGCAGTCCGGCATGGGCTACGTCGGCGCCGAGACCATCCCCGAGTTCAAGGAACGCTCCGAGTTCGTCCGCGTCTCCTCGGCCGGCCAGACCGAGAGCCACGCCCACGACGTCGTCATCACCGACGAGGCTCCGAACTACAGCCCCGACAGCTAG
- a CDS encoding MaoC/PaaZ C-terminal domain-containing protein yields MSKRSFDDVTVGETIDCGTTTVTREEIRSFAREFDPLAMHVDPEAAPDSPFDGLIASGIHTFALTQPRVVEHFYGDSDLVAANHIQDVRLPAPVRPGDTLRVELEILDKEVSANGRGLVTTRRTAYVDDEMVFEMRNRTVWDR; encoded by the coding sequence ATGAGCAAACGCTCGTTCGACGACGTGACCGTCGGGGAGACAATCGACTGCGGGACGACTACCGTCACTCGCGAGGAGATCCGCTCCTTCGCCCGGGAGTTCGACCCGCTGGCGATGCACGTCGACCCCGAGGCCGCGCCGGACTCGCCGTTCGACGGCCTCATCGCCAGCGGCATCCACACCTTCGCGCTGACCCAGCCCCGCGTCGTCGAGCACTTCTACGGCGACTCCGACCTCGTCGCCGCGAACCACATCCAGGACGTCCGGTTGCCGGCCCCCGTCCGCCCCGGCGACACGCTCCGCGTCGAACTCGAGATCCTCGACAAGGAGGTCTCGGCGAACGGCCGCGGGCTGGTGACGACGCGGCGAACGGCCTACGTCGACGACGAGATGGTCTTCGAGATGCGGAACCGGACCGTCTGGGACCGGTAA